In a genomic window of Rhodothermaceae bacterium:
- a CDS encoding TRAP transporter substrate-binding protein, which translates to MLGRITIFMLFISAGCAQTGTVEVIKLGHGLDTNHPVHHAMVFMQERLDSLSGGTLQIQIYPSQQLGTERQLLELLQLGSLGMTKVASAVLEGFAPEYKVLSLPYLFRNEIHRYNVLEGEVGRKILLSSERYWLRGLTYYDAGSRSFYTKDRPIYSPSDLEGLKIRTLESTTQVKMVNSLGGSATPIAWGELYTALQQGVVDGAENNPPSFYTSRHYEVCKYYSLDEHTGLPDVLLISTIIWERLNLQQQSWVQQAVDESAEYQKKLWKAATDEALQKVQEAGVEVIYPNKEPFVERVLPLYDEYRDTPEIFTLIKQIRATVPCDSLGNCSNDSLSSE; encoded by the coding sequence ATGTTGGGACGAATCACAATTTTTATGCTTTTCATTTCAGCCGGCTGTGCCCAAACGGGGACTGTGGAAGTCATCAAACTCGGTCATGGACTTGACACCAATCACCCCGTCCACCATGCCATGGTCTTCATGCAAGAGAGATTGGATAGCTTGTCAGGTGGTACTCTGCAGATCCAAATCTATCCAAGCCAGCAGCTAGGCACGGAGCGCCAGCTCCTAGAACTTCTGCAACTCGGGAGCTTGGGTATGACAAAGGTTGCTTCGGCGGTACTTGAGGGGTTTGCACCGGAATACAAAGTACTCAGCTTACCGTACTTATTTCGTAACGAAATTCACCGCTATAACGTCCTCGAAGGAGAAGTTGGGCGAAAAATCCTGTTGTCAAGTGAGCGGTATTGGTTGCGGGGTCTCACTTATTACGACGCTGGAAGCCGAAGCTTCTATACTAAAGACCGACCGATCTACTCGCCCAGCGACCTAGAAGGGCTAAAAATTCGTACGCTTGAGAGTACAACACAGGTGAAAATGGTCAACAGCCTGGGAGGATCTGCAACTCCGATCGCATGGGGAGAACTCTACACTGCACTTCAACAGGGTGTGGTTGATGGTGCAGAAAATAATCCGCCCTCGTTCTACACGTCCAGGCACTATGAAGTATGCAAATATTATTCCCTCGATGAGCATACTGGGCTCCCCGACGTATTGTTAATCAGTACCATCATATGGGAACGCCTGAATCTGCAACAACAATCTTGGGTCCAACAAGCAGTAGATGAGTCTGCTGAATACCAAAAAAAGCTTTGGAAGGCAGCGACTGACGAAGCCTTACAAAAAGTACAGGAAGCTGGCGTGGAAGTTATCTATCCTAACAAAGAACCCTTCGTGGAACGAGTATTACCCCTATATGACGAGTACCGAGATACGCCCGAAATCTTCACCTTGATTAAACAAATCCGTGCGACCGTACCTTGTGATTCGCTGGGAAACTGCTCGAATGATTCCCTCTCCTCTGAATGA